Part of the Clostridia bacterium genome, TCGCGCTTATAGTCGCTTACGTGGTGCTGACCTTCGTCAGAAACCTCATCGAGCCGAAGTTGATAGGTAAACAGGTCGGGATACATCCGTTCGTCGCTCTGCTCGCGCTGTACCTTGGGCTTAAACTCTTCGGAATAATCGGCGTGTTCGTGCTGCCGCTGTCGGTCATACTGCTTAAAAGCGAGCACGACGCGGGAAGACTGCATCTATGGAAATGACGCGTCCGCACGTTGAAATATTCACCGACGGCGCCTGCTCCGGAAATCCGGGCGCGGGCGGATGGGGAGCTGTCCTGCGGTATAACGACAGGGAAAAGGAGCTCGCCGGCGGCGAAAAGGAAACGACGAACAACCGTATGGAGCTGACCGCAGTCATTGAGGCGCTCTCCGTGCTGAAAAAACCGTGCAGGGTAACGCTTACGACGGATTCGCAGTACGTTGCCAACGCCGTCGGGCAGCGATGGGTCTACTCTTGGCAGGCAAAGAATTGGCGCAAAGCGGACGGGAAACCGGCACTGAACGTCGACCTTTGGCAAAAACTGCTCCCGCTTCTCGAAACGCACGACGTCGAATTCGTCTGGATCCGCGGCCACAACGGCCACCCGGAAAACGAGCGGTGCGACGCTCTCGCGGTCGCGGAAACCGCTAAACAAAAGTGAGTATAAATAATAACACCCTCGGGGATTTCAATTCCCGAGGGTGTTTTGTCGTATGTGCCGTTCTTATTTTTTCCACGTAGCCGGTGAAAGTCCGATTATCAACGGGAATATCTCAAGTCTTCCGAGCATCATCATAGCCGAGAGAACTATCTTCGAGAACGCCGAGTAGTTCGCGTAACAGGACTGCGTTCCGAAGAACGGGCCGATATTGTTAAAGCAGGATATCGTTGCCGTCAGATTCGTTTCAAACCCGAAACGCTCCCACGAGATCAGAAGGAATGCCGTGATGAGACACAAAACGTAAAACGCGAGGTAAATCGTTACGCTCTTCTGCGTCGCTTCGTCGACGTCTTTTTCCTCAAATTTAATAGCGTTTACGGAACGCGGATGGAGCATGTGTCTGACTTCGCGCGTTATCTGCTTAAAAATCAGTATGACTCGCGAGACTTTAATGCCGCCGGCCGTCGAACCCGCGCAGCTGCCGATACACATCAGCACCAGCAGAATGCCTTTTGAAAGTGAAGGCCACGCGTTCATATCTGTCGTAGTATAACCGGTGGTGGTGATGATCGATGACACCGAGAACGTCGAGTCCTTGATCGCTTCGCCGAGCGTGGCATACAGCGAGCTGATGTTCCAGGTGATTATCGCAGCGCCGATGACAAAGAGAGAAAGATACAGCTGCAGCTCC contains:
- the rnhA gene encoding ribonuclease HI, whose product is MEMTRPHVEIFTDGACSGNPGAGGWGAVLRYNDREKELAGGEKETTNNRMELTAVIEALSVLKKPCRVTLTTDSQYVANAVGQRWVYSWQAKNWRKADGKPALNVDLWQKLLPLLETHDVEFVWIRGHNGHPENERCDALAVAETAKQK